From a single Saccharomyces kudriavzevii IFO 1802 strain IFO1802 genome assembly, chromosome: 15 genomic region:
- the AMF1 gene encoding Amf1p (similar to Saccharomyces cerevisiae YOR378W): MSISSPVMQKDFDTNTGTLKKDDEVVLDEFDIQDETPGSLLWETAFVGVLCSAQLMTQAGLGQSLAPLHIIGKSFGTTNPGQLSWFASAYSLTVGTFILIAGRLGDIFGHKKFFVLGFFWYALWSLLAGFSVYSNKIFFDCCRAFQGMGPAFLLPNAIAILGRTYKSGKRKNMVFSLFGACAPGGFVLGAVFSSLLGQLAWWPWAYWIMGIACFFLAIAGYFIIPHTAMPSRHASSFKLLERVDFAGSVTGVIGLILFNFAWNQGPVVGWQTPYTYILLIVGTVFLAIFAFIESRAAFPLLPFAALSSDTAFVLSCIAAGWASFGIWIFYTWQFMEDSRGQTPLLSSAQFSPVAVSGFCAALTTGYLLSRTPPSTVMLFAMTAFTAGTILIATAPVHQTYWAQTFVSIIVMPWGMDMSFPAATIMLSDSMPHEHQGLAASLVNTVVNYSISIGLGIAGTIESNVNDGGAKPLKGYRCSWYMGIGLSGLGIFVAAIYAWSTFKKSKKRTSEKQHFIE; the protein is encoded by the coding sequence ATGTCCATAAGCTCCCCCGTAATGCAAAAAGACTTCGATACCAACACGGGaaccttgaaaaaagacgATGAAGTGGTGTTGGATGAATTCGATATTCAAGATGAGACCCCCGGATCTCTCTTATGGGAGACTGCATTCGTCGGCGTGTTGTGCTCAGCTCAACTGATGACACAGGCAGGGCTTGGCCAATCATTAGCGCCACTCCACATCATCGGTAAAAGTTTTGGAACAACAAATCCGGGGCAACTGAGTTGGTTTGCCTCCGCATACTCGCTCACGGTTGGTACATTCATTTTGATTGCTGGAAGACTTGGCGACATCTTTGGGCacaaaaaattctttgttCTTGGATTCTTTTGGTACGCACTTTGGTCTCTGCTTGCTGGGTTTAGCGTTTACTCtaacaaaatatttttcgaTTGTTGTCGTGCCTTTCAGGGCATGGGTCCCGCCTTTTTACTACCAAATGCTATTGCAATCCTTGGGCGCACCTATAAGtcaggaaaaagaaaaaacatggTTTTTAGTTTATTTGGGGCCTGTGCGCCAGGCGGCTTCGTCCTTGGGGCTGTTTTCTCCTCTCTGTTGGGCCAACTAGCATGGTGGCCATGGGCTTACTGGATAATGGGCATCGCCTGCTTCTTCTTGGCAATTGCAGGTTACTTTATAATCCCTCATACTGCTATGCCGAGCCGCCATGCATCGTCTTTCAAGTTACTCGAGCGAGTTGATTTTGCAGGTTCAGTTACCGGCGTTATTGGTTTGattctcttcaattttgcTTGGAATCAAGGTCCCGTCGTGGGTTGGCAGACCCCATACACATACATTCTTCTGATAGTTGGCACCGTGTTTCTGGCGATTTTTGCATTTATCGAGTCCCGAGCAGCTTTTCCTTTGCTTCCATTTGCGGCCCTTTCTAGTGATACCGCTTTCGTGCTCAGCTGTATAGCTGCAGGATGGGCCAGTTTCGGTATTTGGATTTTCTACACATGGCAATTCATGGAAGACTCGAGAGGGCAAACCCCTCTTCTCTCCAGTGCACAATTTTCACCTGTGGCAGTCAGTGGATTTTGCGCTGCTCTTACGACAGGTTACCTTTTAAGTCGCACACCTCCAAGCACAGTAATGCTTTTTGCAATGACCGCTTTCACGGCCGGAACCATATTGATTGCTACAGCTCCCGTTCATCAAACGTATTGGGCCCAAACATTTGTCTCAATTATTGTAATGCCCTGGGGAATGGATATGTCTTTTCCTGCCGCTACGATAATGTTAAGCGACTCAATGCCCCATGAGCATCAAGGCCTTGCGGCCTCTTTAGTTAACACAGTTGTGAACTATTCGATATCGATAGGACTAGGTATTGCGGGCACGATTGAGTCTAATGTTAACGACGGAGGCGCTAAACCTTTGAAGGGGTATCGTTGTTCCTGGTACATGGGCATCGGGTTGAGCGGACTTGGCATTTTTGTCGCAGCAATATATGCATGGAGCACTTTCAAGAAGTCCAAAAAAAGGACCTCCGAAAAGCAGCATTTTATAGAATGA